In a single window of the Gossypium hirsutum isolate 1008001.06 chromosome D02, Gossypium_hirsutum_v2.1, whole genome shotgun sequence genome:
- the LOC107917504 gene encoding zinc finger BED domain-containing protein DAYSLEEPER-like, translating to MKRRFDHYWRLCNSALAVASVLDPRLKFKVVEFSYILIYGRDSKVQLNTFREVLTNVYNEYANETKNQTTSASVLDDINWLGNNSIWDSFGKFVTASNFNAASLKSELELYLDEPLLPMDGATFDILGWWCDKSQKFPILAKMARDFLAIPVSIFTPCSNFKATINNPAYNILNPESMEALVCSENWLETPKGNDGENHEPTQTTVGIVHKL from the exons ATGAAGAGGAGATTCGACCACTATTGGAGATTATGCAATTCGGCATTAGCTGTTGCATCTGTTCTTGATCCaaggttaaaatttaaagttgtggagttctcatatatattgatttatgGCCGTGATAGTAAGGTGCAATTGAACACGTTTCGTGAAGTTCTTACGAATGTCTACAATGAATATGCCAATGAAACCAAAAATCAAACTACATCCGCTTCAGTCTTGGATGATATCAATTGGCTTGGAAATAATTCTATTTGGGACTCCTTCGGTAAATTTGTAACTGCAAGCAACTTTAATGCGGCCTCATTGAAGTCAGAGCTTGAGCTTTACTTAGATGAACCTTTACTTCCCATGGATGGAGCAACCTTTGACATACTTGGTTGGTGGTGTGATAAATCTCAAAAGTTTCCAATACTTGCAAAGATGGCTCGAGATTTCCTCGCGATTCCGGTATCAATTTTCACACCGTGTTCAAATTTTAAGGCCACGATCAATAATCCAGCCTACAATATCTTGAATCCTGAGAGCATGGAAGCTTTGGTATGCAGTGAAAACTGGTTGGAAACTCCAAAAGGAA ATGATGGAGAGAATCATGAACCCACACAAACTACGGTAGGCATTGTACATAAATTATGA